The Nostoc sp. 'Peltigera membranacea cyanobiont' N6 genome contains the following window.
AGAACGTCAAAAAAATAGCATAAAGGAAAACTAAACTGCTCAAATTCTATGCCTGTATGGAAGATAAAGGTTTTGGTAATAGCGATACTTACTGCTGCAAACAATCGCAAAGCTTGTGAAAAATCCTAAGAGTTGGGGAAAAAGTTGGACAGGAGCCGTATTCAAGCGGATTTGTGTCCATTTTCTTCTTCCATTTCTGTTATTCTGTCCATTTTCTTTTTCCAAACAAGCGATCGCTTAATTAATGCCTTAACGAAGTTATAACTATTTCAGGAAGCAACTTGTCCAACTTCTTCTTCCAAAACCTGTCCAAAATCTTCTTCAAGTCACAGCTTAATTGCGTTTGCGCGAAAGAAAATCAAAAACGATTTTTCTAGGTTTCCAAAGTATCTCTCGCAGGTTTTAACACCCTAGAAAAAAACAGTTACACCACCACGCAAAGAGCCATCAGTTGCGGTTTAATACTCAAGATTATTCATAATTTCGCTAAGTCTCTGATTAACTCAGCCCTACTAGGTCATTTTGCATGGCTTAGTTTAAACTCCAGAAATTGAGAAAGAGAACCTATTTGAAAACCTCGTGGAATTAATTTCGGTAATATTCTCTATTTTTTGGCAGATAAAGTTAAACTTAATCAGAAAAATTAGGTACATAAAATTTATCTGGCTGGGATTTTTCAAAAATGTTAATAATCTGAATCACATTTGCAGAATGTGGGTTTCTCTATTTTTTCTGATTTTTTTCAAAATGAGAATTGCTGGGATGCGTTGGCACATCACAGAGACTTTCAAACTAATGCTTCAATCAAGCGTCTTTTGAGCGTTTTCATACTCAAAAACAACTTTCAATAACGAGTGCAAAACCCTCATTTTACTGACAGTCAACTTTGGGTTTAGAATTTAAGCTCTTTTGGATATCTATTTAATTTATCTATCTTTTCACCTGCAATTCTGAAATTGTCACTGGACATATTTAGCGACCCTATCTTATCCCATCTTTCTCTGACATTTTTAAGGAGTTCCTTGTTTACTTCGCCAGATCGATCGTCACAATGAAATTCAATTATCTCCTCAATATAATGTCTAAGACTTTCAAACTCATCGGACTTAACCCTGAACTTCTCTGAAAATTCTGACGGGTTAAGGAAGGTTTGAAGTCCAGATAAAATCGCCACAATCATTGCACCTATAGGGACAATTAATTTTATAGAGTTCTCGCTCAAAATTGGAATGTTTGGTATAGCACTTAATGCTGCGGCCAATAAAGTAGAAGTAACACCAAATACAAATATAAGATTTATTCTTCTCCACCTTTGGGATTCATATCTATGTGCCCATTCCATCCTGTGTACTTTCCTTAACCAATCAAGTATCAAGTTCTTCTGTGAGTCTTTCATACCCCTGCTCTTAATTTTGATTACCTATTAAGTCCAAAGCCAACAATAAATATGC
Protein-coding sequences here:
- a CDS encoding SLATT domain-containing protein gives rise to the protein MKDSQKNLILDWLRKVHRMEWAHRYESQRWRRINLIFVFGVTSTLLAAALSAIPNIPILSENSIKLIVPIGAMIVAILSGLQTFLNPSEFSEKFRVKSDEFESLRHYIEEIIEFHCDDRSGEVNKELLKNVRERWDKIGSLNMSSDNFRIAGEKIDKLNRYPKELKF